Proteins from a single region of Anthonomus grandis grandis chromosome 18, icAntGran1.3, whole genome shotgun sequence:
- the LOC126746906 gene encoding uncharacterized protein LOC126746906, with amino-acid sequence MLLLLTVLLSSVATSFATPVQDLRLDNTASVDLTAVACEINPFATTPAPLLVRNSNFVYPSGAGRSTITFAAGETIDFACPGGRLVLDGASTTLQVATASCVSGTRFIVNNARYLWNQVRCSANPVSSSRYTGRTCEAGGREAEIGFAITTSRFARTMLICFDAARQTTIYSYYDLIPAINQQITGTPRPSWTQGSGMFTLNNVNTLYTTATQRVTINGLLGLSSTSTTVIQNNNYFLSRGHLTARSDFFYAAQQNSTFHFLNALPQWQTFNGFNWDQAEKDVQDYAERNNAQLQVWTGGFNMTTLPHSRTGVETELYLSVSGSQRLLPVPDLFWKVVYNPTTKRGVALIGVNNPYKTANQINRFCDDRSDLLTWLNWRKNDQARGISWACTVPAFRRIVNSFPNVEISGLLF; translated from the exons ATGTTACTGCTGCTCACAGTGCTCTTAAGCAGTGTTGCAACTAGTTTTGCTACGCCAGTGCAAGACTTACGTCTAGACAACACCGCTTCTGTTGACCTAACCGCTGTAGCATGTGAAATCAACCCTTTCGCCACCACACCAGCCCCACTTCTGGTAAGAAACAGCAATTTCGTGTATCCTTCTGGAGCAGGTCGGAGCACCATCACTTTCGCTGCTGGAGAAACTATAGATTTTGCTTGTCCTGGTGGTAGATTGGTTTTGGATGGCGCTAGTACCACTTTACAGGTGGCCACCGCCTCCTGTGTCAGCGGTACCAGGTTTATCGTGAACAATGCCAG GTACCTTTGGAATCAAGTGAGGTGCTCAGCCAATCCAGTATCTAGCTCAAGATATACAGGGAGGACATGTGAGGCCGGTGGGAGGGAGGCAGAAATCGGTTTTGCTATAACCACCTCGAGGTTTGCAAGGACAATGCTGATTTGCTTTGATGCAGCAAGGCAAACTACTATTTACTCTTATTATGACTTGATTCCTGCCATTAATCAGCAAATAACAG GTACTCCACGTCCAAGTTGGACTCAGGGTTCAGGCATGTTCACTCTAAACAACGTTAACACCTTGTACACTACTGCCACTCAGAGAGTGACCATCAATGGTTTGCTTGGGTTATCATCAACCAGCACCACGGTCATCCAGAACAACAACTACTTCTTATCCAGGGGTCACCTGACTGCCCGTAGTGATTTCTTTTACGCAGCGCAACAAAACAGCACTTTCCACTTTCTGAACGCGCTGCCTCAATGGCAAACCTTCAACGGATTCAACTGGGACCAAGCCGAGAAGGACGTGCAAGACTATGCCGAGAGAAACAATGCTCAGCTGCAAGTCTGGACTG GTGGATTTAACATGACCACTTTGCCTCACTCACGTACCGGAGTAGAAACTGAACTTTACCTGTCCGTGAGTGGATCTCAGAGACTTCTTCCAGTTCCAGATCTTTTCTGGAAGGTTGTTTATAACCCGACGACTAAAAGAGGAGTCGCCCTCATTGGTGTTAACAATCCTTACAAGACAGCCAATCAGATCAACAGGTTCTGTGATGATCGATCGGACTTGCTCACATGGTTGAACTGGAGGAAAAATGACCAGGCCAGAGGGATTTCTTGGGCGTGTACTGTGCCAGCCTTCCGGAGAATCGTTAACAGTTTTCCTAATGTAGAAATTAGTGGCCTTTTGTTTTAG
- the LOC126746897 gene encoding protein FAM184A-like isoform X6 — translation MWMFPIVGIPKATEKNLINQEAKFQSQLNDLSKELSARDAEASKLRFQMEELQRDVFSKSAGMDRLQGELNAATKESDSIRQKIRLLETEMDNYRRRNTELQEEINTKTESHSKYEIETQSKISELEGVIHNLKIRIETLESQINHLKEEKEVLEKKYIELQTERDEERRKLAETLEAATKQKEEIEKKWKTDFEKLRTVNILKEQELLNDFEWKLREVQQNCKKKLNDKEKLIEERLQTAYKEAEEKMEEAQKMLGQVEALKSYEMEVQQLRNRTSEQEKTLQQMRDQQDQMLQAEASLKSETKRLLNLIEIEKENLQHSQRLHRQELVDKERKLKETLNQKRTEIAMYWEEKLMTECSRLKDEMEQIHNEEKFCAMETIRREKEEEFQKRQNQWEENMKECLKEIESLKKALDEKDEYYHDELVEVRSNTDKDIMELRRLMDKIDMTHHENYEKLVLKHEVELEKINEEHQEQMTQLENHWKTKISDVSMNLEQVKEQVEKDAQHKMELLVEQHRNELDAQWDNLIHQKSEAIKLVEDEYVSKYRTLEEQFYTQQKSHTAREIELLKSIDALKNELESKESTVDDLQNNVETLEGGIQVLNHEIAQQADDLAKVKNEADQKIRSLHETIGQLLEARDKEREAFRLKLMSTQRQNQETIDHLQRKCNCLTKLFEEVRQRYERRESRQEDLNIISDLKQVIAEQEKDLACINEEKRYFQMRLMELEAHLKGPPSIEEEDFEDAESFRGDGGGEMSKRSNYLQINPGESSGLVTQNGPIFIPPTIPEGEDES, via the exons gaagaaTTTAATAAACCAAGAAGCGAAATTCCAAAGCCAGCTGAATGACTTATCGAAGGAACTATCAGCTAGAGATGCTGAAGCTAGCAAACTCAGGTTCCAAATGGAGGAACTCCAAAGGGATGTTTTCTCCAAATCTGCCGGAATGGACC GGCTTCAGGGTGAACTTAACGCAGCCACCAAAGAATCTGACTCCATCAGGCAAAAAATCCGACTCTTGGAAACCGAAATGGACAACTATAGGCGAAGAAATACGGAACTGCAGGAGGAAATTAATACCAAAACTg aATCACACAGCAAATACGAAATAGAAACCCAATCAAAAATAAGCGAACTGGAGGGCGTGATACATAACCTAAAAATCAGAATCGAGACCTTAGAATCCCAAATTAACCacctaaaagaagaaaaagaagttttagagaaaaaatacaTCGAACTACAAACTGAACGAGATGAAGAGAGAAGAAAACTAGCGGAAACCCTCGAGGCAGCCACCAAACAAAAAGAGGAAATCgagaaaaaatggaaaacagACTTTGAAAAACTACGCACAGTAAACATACTAAAGGAGCAAGAGCTCCTGAACGACTTCGAGTGGAAGCTGAGAGAAGTGCagcaaaattgcaaaaaaaaactgaacgaCAAGGAGAAACTCATCGAAGAAAGACTACAGACAGCCTACAAAGAAGCCGAAGAAAAAATGGAGGAGGCACAAAAAATGCTGGGACAAGTGGAGGCTTTGAAGTCTTACGAAATGGAAGTGCAACAGCTTCGAAACAGAACGTCTGAACAAGAGAAGACGTTGCAACAGATGAGAGACCAACAGGACCAAATGCTCCAAGCTGAAGCCAGCTTGAAGTCTGAGACTAAAAGACTGCTTAACCTTATAG aaatagaaaaagaaaacctACAACATAGCCAGAGACTGCACCGGCAGGAACTGGTGGATAAGGAAAGGAAATTAAAGGAAACCCTTAACCAGAAAAGGACCGAAATCGCCATGTACTGGGAGGAGAAACTGATGACTGAGTGTTCAAGATTAAAGGACGAAATGGAACAGATCCACAATGAAGAGAAGTTTTGTGCAATGGAGACTATTAGGAGGGAGAAAGAGGAGGAGTTTCAGAAGAGACAGAATCAGTGGGAGGAAAATATGAAGGAATGCTTAAAAGAG ATAGAATCATTGAAGAAAGCATTAGATGAGAAGGACGAGTACTATCACGATGAACTAGTGGAAGTGAGATCGAACACTGATAAAGACATCATGGAGCTCCGAAGGCTAATGGATAAAATTGACATGACCCAccatgaaaattatgaaaaattagtGTTGAAACATGAGGTGGAGTTAG aaaaaatcaACGAAGAACACCAAGAGCAAATGACTCAGTTAGAAAACCattggaaaacaaaaatttcagaTGTTTCAATGAACTTGGAGCAAGTGAAGGAGCAGGTCGAGAAAGATGCCCAGCATAAAATGGAGTTATTAGTAGAGCAGCACAGAAATGAGTTGGATGCTCAGTGGGATAACTTAATCCATCAGAAATCTGAGGCGATTAAATTAGTAGAAGATGAATATGTGTCCAAATATAGAACTTTAGAAGAACAGTTCTATACCCAACAAAAATCCCATACTGCCAGAGAAATTGAACTTTTAAAGTCAATAGATGCTTTAAAGAACGAATTGGAGAGCAAAGAGTCTACAGTGGATGATCTACAGAATAACGTGGAAACCCTTGAAGGTGGGATTCAGGTGTTAAATCATGAGATCGCGCAGCAGGCCGATGATCTGGCCAAGGTTAAAAATGAAGCTGATCAAAAAATTAG AAGCTTACACGAGACCATTGGCCAACTCCTGGAGGCAAGGGATAAAGAGAGAGAGGCCTTCAGACTAAAACTAATGTCCACACAAAGGCAAAACCAAGAGACCATCGATCATCTACAGAGGAAGTGCAACTGCCTCACCAAATT GTTTGAAGAAGTACGTCAACGTTACGAAAGACGAGAGTCACGCCAAGAGGACTTGAACATCATATCTGATCTGAAGCAAGTGATCGCCGAACAAGAGAAAGATCTCGCCTGCATAAACGAGGAGAAACGTTACTTCCAAATGAGGTTGATGGAGTTGGAGGCGCACCTCAAAGGTCCACCCTCCATCGAAGAGGAAGACTTTGAAGACGCAGAGTCTTTCAGAGGAGATGGGGGAGGTGAGATGTCCAAAAGGTCGAACTATTTACAGATCAACCCTGGGGAGAGCTCAGGGCTGGTGACTCAGAATGGACCGATCTTCATTCCACCGACAATACCAGAGGGTGAGGATGAGTCTTGA
- the LOC126746897 gene encoding protein FAM184A-like isoform X4 — translation MWMFPIVGIPKATEMKIDFESGERYLPLFDYIKKRKNLINQEAKFQSQLNDLSKELSARDAEASKLRFQMEELQRDVFSKSAGMDRLQGELNAATKESDSIRQKIRLLETEMDNYRRRNTELQEEINTKTESHSKYEIETQSKISELEGVIHNLKIRIETLESQINHLKEEKEVLEKKYIELQTERDEERRKLAETLEAATKQKEEIEKKWKTDFEKLRTVNILKEQELLNDFEWKLREVQQNCKKKLNDKEKLIEERLQTAYKEAEEKMEEAQKMLGQVEALKSYEMEVQQLRNRTSEQEKTLQQMRDQQDQMLQAEASLKSETKRLLNLIEIEKENLQHSQRLHRQELVDKERKLKETLNQKRTEIAMYWEEKLMTECSRLKDEMEQIHNEEKFCAMETIRREKEEEFQKRQNQWEENMKECLKEIESLKKALDEKDEYYHDELVEVRSNTDKDIMELRRLMDKIDMTHHENYEKLVLKHEVELEKINEEHQEQMTQLENHWKTKISDVSMNLEQVKEQVEKDAQHKMELLVEQHRNELDAQWDNLIHQKSEAIKLVEDEYVSKYRTLEEQFYTQQKSHTAREIELLKSIDALKNELESKESTVDDLQNNVETLEGGIQVLNHEIAQQADDLAKVKNEADQKIRSLHETIGQLLEARDKEREAFRLKLMSTQRQNQETIDHLQRKCNCLTKLFEEVRQRYERRESRQEDLNIISDLKQVIAEQEKDLACINEEKRYFQMRLMELEAHLKGPPSIEEEDFEDAESFRGDGGGEMSKRSNYLQINPGESSGLVTQNGPIFIPPTIPEGEDES, via the exons gaagaaTTTAATAAACCAAGAAGCGAAATTCCAAAGCCAGCTGAATGACTTATCGAAGGAACTATCAGCTAGAGATGCTGAAGCTAGCAAACTCAGGTTCCAAATGGAGGAACTCCAAAGGGATGTTTTCTCCAAATCTGCCGGAATGGACC GGCTTCAGGGTGAACTTAACGCAGCCACCAAAGAATCTGACTCCATCAGGCAAAAAATCCGACTCTTGGAAACCGAAATGGACAACTATAGGCGAAGAAATACGGAACTGCAGGAGGAAATTAATACCAAAACTg aATCACACAGCAAATACGAAATAGAAACCCAATCAAAAATAAGCGAACTGGAGGGCGTGATACATAACCTAAAAATCAGAATCGAGACCTTAGAATCCCAAATTAACCacctaaaagaagaaaaagaagttttagagaaaaaatacaTCGAACTACAAACTGAACGAGATGAAGAGAGAAGAAAACTAGCGGAAACCCTCGAGGCAGCCACCAAACAAAAAGAGGAAATCgagaaaaaatggaaaacagACTTTGAAAAACTACGCACAGTAAACATACTAAAGGAGCAAGAGCTCCTGAACGACTTCGAGTGGAAGCTGAGAGAAGTGCagcaaaattgcaaaaaaaaactgaacgaCAAGGAGAAACTCATCGAAGAAAGACTACAGACAGCCTACAAAGAAGCCGAAGAAAAAATGGAGGAGGCACAAAAAATGCTGGGACAAGTGGAGGCTTTGAAGTCTTACGAAATGGAAGTGCAACAGCTTCGAAACAGAACGTCTGAACAAGAGAAGACGTTGCAACAGATGAGAGACCAACAGGACCAAATGCTCCAAGCTGAAGCCAGCTTGAAGTCTGAGACTAAAAGACTGCTTAACCTTATAG aaatagaaaaagaaaacctACAACATAGCCAGAGACTGCACCGGCAGGAACTGGTGGATAAGGAAAGGAAATTAAAGGAAACCCTTAACCAGAAAAGGACCGAAATCGCCATGTACTGGGAGGAGAAACTGATGACTGAGTGTTCAAGATTAAAGGACGAAATGGAACAGATCCACAATGAAGAGAAGTTTTGTGCAATGGAGACTATTAGGAGGGAGAAAGAGGAGGAGTTTCAGAAGAGACAGAATCAGTGGGAGGAAAATATGAAGGAATGCTTAAAAGAG ATAGAATCATTGAAGAAAGCATTAGATGAGAAGGACGAGTACTATCACGATGAACTAGTGGAAGTGAGATCGAACACTGATAAAGACATCATGGAGCTCCGAAGGCTAATGGATAAAATTGACATGACCCAccatgaaaattatgaaaaattagtGTTGAAACATGAGGTGGAGTTAG aaaaaatcaACGAAGAACACCAAGAGCAAATGACTCAGTTAGAAAACCattggaaaacaaaaatttcagaTGTTTCAATGAACTTGGAGCAAGTGAAGGAGCAGGTCGAGAAAGATGCCCAGCATAAAATGGAGTTATTAGTAGAGCAGCACAGAAATGAGTTGGATGCTCAGTGGGATAACTTAATCCATCAGAAATCTGAGGCGATTAAATTAGTAGAAGATGAATATGTGTCCAAATATAGAACTTTAGAAGAACAGTTCTATACCCAACAAAAATCCCATACTGCCAGAGAAATTGAACTTTTAAAGTCAATAGATGCTTTAAAGAACGAATTGGAGAGCAAAGAGTCTACAGTGGATGATCTACAGAATAACGTGGAAACCCTTGAAGGTGGGATTCAGGTGTTAAATCATGAGATCGCGCAGCAGGCCGATGATCTGGCCAAGGTTAAAAATGAAGCTGATCAAAAAATTAG AAGCTTACACGAGACCATTGGCCAACTCCTGGAGGCAAGGGATAAAGAGAGAGAGGCCTTCAGACTAAAACTAATGTCCACACAAAGGCAAAACCAAGAGACCATCGATCATCTACAGAGGAAGTGCAACTGCCTCACCAAATT GTTTGAAGAAGTACGTCAACGTTACGAAAGACGAGAGTCACGCCAAGAGGACTTGAACATCATATCTGATCTGAAGCAAGTGATCGCCGAACAAGAGAAAGATCTCGCCTGCATAAACGAGGAGAAACGTTACTTCCAAATGAGGTTGATGGAGTTGGAGGCGCACCTCAAAGGTCCACCCTCCATCGAAGAGGAAGACTTTGAAGACGCAGAGTCTTTCAGAGGAGATGGGGGAGGTGAGATGTCCAAAAGGTCGAACTATTTACAGATCAACCCTGGGGAGAGCTCAGGGCTGGTGACTCAGAATGGACCGATCTTCATTCCACCGACAATACCAGAGGGTGAGGATGAGTCTTGA
- the LOC126746897 gene encoding protein FAM184A-like isoform X5 yields the protein MLMMRNNSITGIFISPYKRVMKNLINQEAKFQSQLNDLSKELSARDAEASKLRFQMEELQRDVFSKSAGMDRLQGELNAATKESDSIRQKIRLLETEMDNYRRRNTELQEEINTKTESHSKYEIETQSKISELEGVIHNLKIRIETLESQINHLKEEKEVLEKKYIELQTERDEERRKLAETLEAATKQKEEIEKKWKTDFEKLRTVNILKEQELLNDFEWKLREVQQNCKKKLNDKEKLIEERLQTAYKEAEEKMEEAQKMLGQVEALKSYEMEVQQLRNRTSEQEKTLQQMRDQQDQMLQAEASLKSETKRLLNLIEIEKENLQHSQRLHRQELVDKERKLKETLNQKRTEIAMYWEEKLMTECSRLKDEMEQIHNEEKFCAMETIRREKEEEFQKRQNQWEENMKECLKEIESLKKALDEKDEYYHDELVEVRSNTDKDIMELRRLMDKIDMTHHENYEKLVLKHEVELEKINEEHQEQMTQLENHWKTKISDVSMNLEQVKEQVEKDAQHKMELLVEQHRNELDAQWDNLIHQKSEAIKLVEDEYVSKYRTLEEQFYTQQKSHTAREIELLKSIDALKNELESKESTVDDLQNNVETLEGGIQVLNHEIAQQADDLAKVKNEADQKIRSLHETIGQLLEARDKEREAFRLKLMSTQRQNQETIDHLQRKCNCLTKLFEEVRQRYERRESRQEDLNIISDLKQVIAEQEKDLACINEEKRYFQMRLMELEAHLKGPPSIEEEDFEDAESFRGDGGGEMSKRSNYLQINPGESSGLVTQNGPIFIPPTIPEGEDES from the exons gaagaaTTTAATAAACCAAGAAGCGAAATTCCAAAGCCAGCTGAATGACTTATCGAAGGAACTATCAGCTAGAGATGCTGAAGCTAGCAAACTCAGGTTCCAAATGGAGGAACTCCAAAGGGATGTTTTCTCCAAATCTGCCGGAATGGACC GGCTTCAGGGTGAACTTAACGCAGCCACCAAAGAATCTGACTCCATCAGGCAAAAAATCCGACTCTTGGAAACCGAAATGGACAACTATAGGCGAAGAAATACGGAACTGCAGGAGGAAATTAATACCAAAACTg aATCACACAGCAAATACGAAATAGAAACCCAATCAAAAATAAGCGAACTGGAGGGCGTGATACATAACCTAAAAATCAGAATCGAGACCTTAGAATCCCAAATTAACCacctaaaagaagaaaaagaagttttagagaaaaaatacaTCGAACTACAAACTGAACGAGATGAAGAGAGAAGAAAACTAGCGGAAACCCTCGAGGCAGCCACCAAACAAAAAGAGGAAATCgagaaaaaatggaaaacagACTTTGAAAAACTACGCACAGTAAACATACTAAAGGAGCAAGAGCTCCTGAACGACTTCGAGTGGAAGCTGAGAGAAGTGCagcaaaattgcaaaaaaaaactgaacgaCAAGGAGAAACTCATCGAAGAAAGACTACAGACAGCCTACAAAGAAGCCGAAGAAAAAATGGAGGAGGCACAAAAAATGCTGGGACAAGTGGAGGCTTTGAAGTCTTACGAAATGGAAGTGCAACAGCTTCGAAACAGAACGTCTGAACAAGAGAAGACGTTGCAACAGATGAGAGACCAACAGGACCAAATGCTCCAAGCTGAAGCCAGCTTGAAGTCTGAGACTAAAAGACTGCTTAACCTTATAG aaatagaaaaagaaaacctACAACATAGCCAGAGACTGCACCGGCAGGAACTGGTGGATAAGGAAAGGAAATTAAAGGAAACCCTTAACCAGAAAAGGACCGAAATCGCCATGTACTGGGAGGAGAAACTGATGACTGAGTGTTCAAGATTAAAGGACGAAATGGAACAGATCCACAATGAAGAGAAGTTTTGTGCAATGGAGACTATTAGGAGGGAGAAAGAGGAGGAGTTTCAGAAGAGACAGAATCAGTGGGAGGAAAATATGAAGGAATGCTTAAAAGAG ATAGAATCATTGAAGAAAGCATTAGATGAGAAGGACGAGTACTATCACGATGAACTAGTGGAAGTGAGATCGAACACTGATAAAGACATCATGGAGCTCCGAAGGCTAATGGATAAAATTGACATGACCCAccatgaaaattatgaaaaattagtGTTGAAACATGAGGTGGAGTTAG aaaaaatcaACGAAGAACACCAAGAGCAAATGACTCAGTTAGAAAACCattggaaaacaaaaatttcagaTGTTTCAATGAACTTGGAGCAAGTGAAGGAGCAGGTCGAGAAAGATGCCCAGCATAAAATGGAGTTATTAGTAGAGCAGCACAGAAATGAGTTGGATGCTCAGTGGGATAACTTAATCCATCAGAAATCTGAGGCGATTAAATTAGTAGAAGATGAATATGTGTCCAAATATAGAACTTTAGAAGAACAGTTCTATACCCAACAAAAATCCCATACTGCCAGAGAAATTGAACTTTTAAAGTCAATAGATGCTTTAAAGAACGAATTGGAGAGCAAAGAGTCTACAGTGGATGATCTACAGAATAACGTGGAAACCCTTGAAGGTGGGATTCAGGTGTTAAATCATGAGATCGCGCAGCAGGCCGATGATCTGGCCAAGGTTAAAAATGAAGCTGATCAAAAAATTAG AAGCTTACACGAGACCATTGGCCAACTCCTGGAGGCAAGGGATAAAGAGAGAGAGGCCTTCAGACTAAAACTAATGTCCACACAAAGGCAAAACCAAGAGACCATCGATCATCTACAGAGGAAGTGCAACTGCCTCACCAAATT GTTTGAAGAAGTACGTCAACGTTACGAAAGACGAGAGTCACGCCAAGAGGACTTGAACATCATATCTGATCTGAAGCAAGTGATCGCCGAACAAGAGAAAGATCTCGCCTGCATAAACGAGGAGAAACGTTACTTCCAAATGAGGTTGATGGAGTTGGAGGCGCACCTCAAAGGTCCACCCTCCATCGAAGAGGAAGACTTTGAAGACGCAGAGTCTTTCAGAGGAGATGGGGGAGGTGAGATGTCCAAAAGGTCGAACTATTTACAGATCAACCCTGGGGAGAGCTCAGGGCTGGTGACTCAGAATGGACCGATCTTCATTCCACCGACAATACCAGAGGGTGAGGATGAGTCTTGA